The genomic interval TACAATTGCCCTAACACTTGCAAAGCAAGGAGCAGCCGTTGTAATCGCTGATTTAAATGCAGATGGGATTCAAGATACAGTTCAAGCGATTCAAGAAGCTGGTGGAAAAGCATTAGGTGTAGAACTAAATGTAACGAACAAAGAATCAGTTGATGCTATGGTTGAAAAAGTTCTAGCAGAATATGGACGGATTGACATTCTTGTCAATAATGCAGGAATTTCACAAAAAGTGACAGTTGAAGATATGACAATTGAAGATATCACAAAAGTCTTTAATGTCAATATGTTTGGATTATTCCTATGCTCTCAAGCGGTATTAGAACAAATGAAAAAACAAAAGTTTGGTAGAATTATAAGCCTTTCCTCTGTATCTGCTAAAAGAGGAGGAGGGGTATTCGGGGGAGCACATTATTCAGCATCCAAAGCTGCTGTCCTAGGATTCTCTAAGAATTTGGCACGTGAAGTTGCAGTAGACGGAATTACAGTAAACTGTGTTGCACCAGGCCTTGTTAATACTGAAATATGGAAATCATTGCCTAAAGAAGATGCTGAACAAGTGATTGCTGGAATACCAATGGGCAGACCAGGTGAAACAGAAGAAATAGCAACAACAATTGCTTTCTTAGCTTCTGAAGAAGCATCTTATATTACTGGTGAAGAAATCGATATTAACGGCGGATCACATATGGATTAATGATATAGTCCCTTACTTTACAGGCATTCCAACAGGAATGCCTGTCTATTAGTTTGATGAAAAAAAGAAGATCAAATCAAGGAACAGAATCCAAATAGAGATTTTATTAAAAATCCCTAGATTCATTCGAAATTTAAGTTTATTGCCCTTTTAAATAAATTTCTATATAATTATTCTTAATTAAAAATGTTAATTTGAACACAATATGGAGAGAAGTGGTTATTATTAGTTTTAATCCGGTATCCAGCAAGAAATTATATATGCAAATTTATAGCCAAATCCTTTCAGAAATCCAATCGGGTTCTTTTAAAATAGGTGATAAACTTCCAGCTGAAAGAGAATTATGTGAACAGTTTGGTGTAAGCCGTGCCCCAATTCGTCAGGCACTTAGTGCGTTGGAACTAAATGGAATTATCTATTCCCGTCAAGGCGAAGGTGTTTATGTGAAAAATACTCAGGTTACACCTGATAGGTCTCAATCAGCCATATTTTTCAATTCTATTTCCCCTGAGGATATCGTTGAGGTAAGGATGAATATTGAGCCTCTTATCGTAAAATTTGCTGCGCAAAGAGCCACGAATGAAGACATAGAGGAACTTCGTAGGACAATCGAAGAGATGGAGAAAGAAACTAAAGCTGGTGTATATGTACCAGAAACAGATGAAAAATTACATTATGGCATTGCAAAGGCTTCTCATAATGATTTGTTTATCAACATGATGGCCGCTATTAATAATGCAATGAAACAACAAGAAATGTGGAAATTTATTCGCGACCGTACCGTCACACGTCCAGACTATAGAGATGTTAATTTTAAAGAGCATCAATTAATTATTAAAGCGATTGAGGATCATAACGAAAAAGAAGCAGTCGAAATTATGACGAATCATATGCAAAACTTATATGACCGGTATTGGAAAGATTAATAAATGAAATTTCTGCAGTTGAAAATTATACAATACTAAAAACCCCCTTTTAAATATTAAGGGGGTTTTTAGTATTTCAAGGTTTAAAGTGTCCTACATAAGAATGATGAGTTTTATAAAATGTTTAGACTATTTCATCAATATATTGACAAATAAAACTGGCAAACGTATAATGAACATATAAGTAACTTAGTAGACAAGTGAACAAGAATACAAAAATAGAAAGGATGGAAGGGATAAATGTAATCGTTCACAATAGCAATAAACGGTTCCATATAGAGAAGTTATTGAGGAATTATTTGACATAACATCATTTAGATTTTGCTGTGAAAAAAATGTAAGCGTTTGAAGAGGGGAGACATCACTTGTCATTTTAGTAGTTTCATTGGCAATGAGAAAAAGATACTACTATTCTCTCTAAACTCAGGTGATATGAAATCATGAAATGAATAAACAGGCAACTAAAGGAGGAATTGTATTGGATCAACACACATTAGAGCGTACAACGACTAAAAAAGTTACATTAAGATTAATTCCATTTCTATTTCTATGTTTTATTATTGCCATACTAGATAGGGTGAATATTGGATTTGCAGCTTTGCAAATGAACAAAGATTTAGGTTTCTCAAATGCAGTCTTTGGATTAGGAGCAGGAATCTTTTTCATTGGTTATTTCCTTTTAGAAGTACCAGGAAGTGCGATGATGACAAAAGTTGGAGCAAGAAAATGGATTAGCAGAATTATGGTTACTTGGGCTATTGTTGCAGTTTTAATGGCTTTTGTACAAACTCCATTGCAGTTTTATGTGGCACGATTTGTATTGGGGATTGCCGAGGCTAGTTTTTATCCATGTATGGTCTATTACTTAAGTGGTTTTTATCAAACGAAACATCATGCGAAAGCGATTGCAGGATTTATGTTGGCGATCCCGGGAGCAAATGCATTAGGTGCGCCACTTTCAACTTTTTTATTAGGTATTGACTGGTTAGGAATGGCTGGATGGCAATGGCTGTTTATTTTGGAAGCGATACCAGCCTTTATCTTAGGTGTGATAAGTTATTTTTATCTCGATGACAAAATTGAAGATGTAAAATGGTTAAACAAAGATGAGAAAAAATGGCTGATTGACATTACGACAAAAGAAAATCTTGAAAAACAGCAAGTAAAACATTATACATTTGCACAGGCATTGAAGGATCGTGACGTATTAATCTTATCTGTAGGATATTTTTGTTGGATGGTTGGCTATTACGGAATAAATATGTTTTTACCAACGATTTCACAAGGCTTGTCTGAGACAACATCACTCAGTATGCAAAATATGGGATGGATTTTAGGACTTATGTATGTTTGTGCCATGGTGGTGATGATTCTAGTTGGAAACCATTCTGATAAAAAGAATGAGAGACGTTGGCATGTAGCCTTTTGTTTAACAATAAGTGCTATTGCAATGATGATTAGCAGCTATGTTGCTGATACAAGTATCATCTTATCATTTGTATTTCTAACCATCGCACTGTGCGGCGCATTTGGTGCATATTCTCCATTTTGGGCGATTCCACCTTCTTTCTTAACTGGAGCTGCTGCTGGAGGTGCGATTGCCCTTATTAACAGTATAGGTAATTTAGGAGGATTCTTTGGACCATACATTGTGGGATATATTAAGGATACAACAGGATCCTTTAATATAAGTATGATTTTCTTAGGAATCAGTATGATCTTAAGTTCTTGTATTATAGTCTTCTTGGTAAAACAGTCAGGAAAGGCTTTAAGCAAGGAAGTTGAAAAGAAACTAGAAAAAACAAGTTAAAATGTCCATCTATATATGTTTGTAAAATGATCAGAGGGATGACGCGCTTATTCCGTTGTGTGTTTATGAAAGGGTTTTAATAAAACAAAAACTATGGGGGAAAAGGTATGTCTGTGGAATTAAATGTAAAACAAAATACAATTTTATGTCAAGAATGCGGAGAAGTGATTGACACAATTGATAGCTCGGAAGGAGTTAAAACGTGGTTCGGAATCTGTACGAATTGTGCTATAGAAAAGCAAGCAAGTGTCATTGACTAAATCTGTAATAAACGTCTGCAAAAAACTCTGGTCCCTAGAATCAAATTCAAATAGACAAAATAAATCCAAGTGAAAATTTTATGATCATTCTATAAATGTTGGATTGCTAGATTATAGAATTAATTAACATTGTATTTCATTTAATAGGAGGAATATGGTATGGCGATTACATTTAAAAATAAACCTGTTTCATTACAAGGAAATGAAGTGAAAGTTGGAGACATAGCACCTAATTTTACAGTGCTTGCAAATGATTTATCTTCTATAACACTTGCAGATTCAAAAGGAAAGGTTCGTTTAATTTCGGTAGTGCCTTCTCTAGACACAGAGGTTTGTGATACTCAAACACGACGATTTAATGAAGATGCAGCTAATATAAGTCAAGTAGAAGTGTTAACCATTAGCGTTGATTTACCGTTTGCCCAAAATAGATGGTGCGGGTCAAATGGACTTGAAAACGTAAAAACACTTTCCGACCACCGTGATCTTTCATTTGGTGAAGCTTATGGGGTTCATATAAAAGAATTACGCTTATTAGCACGTGCCGTATTTGTCATTGATTCAAGTGACAGGGTGACATATGTAGAGTATGTAAATGAAGTAACCAATCATCCTGACTATCATGCAGCAATAGAAGCTGCTAAAGCTGCAAAATAACATAAATACTAAATAAAAAATAGGATATAAAATGACCGTGATATATTCATGCTGCCCGGGAAATCTTGGCAGCCTTTTATTTCGTCATGTAACTGATTAGTTGATATCCAGAGTGAAAAATGTAGAATTTAAAAAAATCATGAAAAGAGAATAGGAGGAAGTTGAGTGAAAGTAGCAATTGCTTCTGATCATGGCGGTATATCCATTCGTAAGGAAATGATCTCCTTGATGAAGGAGATGAAGATAGATTTTATAGATTTGGGATGTGAATGTGAAACATCTGTTGACTATCCAGATTATGCGCTAACAGTAGCTGAGAAAGTAGCAAAAGGTGAAGTAGACCGCGGGATTTTAATCTGTGGTACAGGTATTGGAATGAGCATAGCAGCAAATAAGGTAAAGGGAGTACGCTGTGCACTTGTACATGATACGTTTAGCGCTAAGGCTACAAGAGAGCATAACGATTCCAATATATTGGCTATGGGTGAGCGTGTGATTGGTTCAGGATTAGCTCGTGAAATTGCGAAAATTTGGCTAACAACCTCTTTTGAAGGAGGGAGACATGCTAATCGTGTAAAAAAAGTGACGGATTATGAGGAAGCATACATTTAAAAACTATTATTTAGGCTACTTTATTTCCGAATCGATTTTGGAATAAAGCAGCCTTTTTATTTGGATAATTTTCGAACGTTGATTTACGTTGATTGGCTCATTAATACACTCCTTCCCCGAGAGGGATCCTCTAAATGGGAAGGAATGTTTATTGATCAGTAAGTAGCAAACAGCTTTAATGAACAAGCTTCTAATAGTATCTAATTTTTCTCATCAGGTACCGATCATCCTCAATAGTAAATAATCACATTACAGAGGGGACAGGAAACATATTAAATAATTCCTTGCTCAATCATCGCATCAGCGACTTTTACAAATCCAGCAATGTTTGCACCGACAACAAGGTTACCAGGAGCGCCGTATTGTTGTGCAGCTTCTTTGCTGTTGGTATAAATGTTTTTCATAATCTGATGTAATTTGCTATCAACTTCTTCAAACGTCCAAGAGAGTCTTGTGCTATTTTGA from Metabacillus sediminilitoris carries:
- a CDS encoding SDR family NAD(P)-dependent oxidoreductase translates to MFELTNRVAIVTGSGSKKGIGRTIALTLAKQGAAVVIADLNADGIQDTVQAIQEAGGKALGVELNVTNKESVDAMVEKVLAEYGRIDILVNNAGISQKVTVEDMTIEDITKVFNVNMFGLFLCSQAVLEQMKKQKFGRIISLSSVSAKRGGGVFGGAHYSASKAAVLGFSKNLAREVAVDGITVNCVAPGLVNTEIWKSLPKEDAEQVIAGIPMGRPGETEEIATTIAFLASEEASYITGEEIDINGGSHMD
- a CDS encoding FadR/GntR family transcriptional regulator encodes the protein MQIYSQILSEIQSGSFKIGDKLPAERELCEQFGVSRAPIRQALSALELNGIIYSRQGEGVYVKNTQVTPDRSQSAIFFNSISPEDIVEVRMNIEPLIVKFAAQRATNEDIEELRRTIEEMEKETKAGVYVPETDEKLHYGIAKASHNDLFINMMAAINNAMKQQEMWKFIRDRTVTRPDYRDVNFKEHQLIIKAIEDHNEKEAVEIMTNHMQNLYDRYWKD
- a CDS encoding MFS transporter; translated protein: MDQHTLERTTTKKVTLRLIPFLFLCFIIAILDRVNIGFAALQMNKDLGFSNAVFGLGAGIFFIGYFLLEVPGSAMMTKVGARKWISRIMVTWAIVAVLMAFVQTPLQFYVARFVLGIAEASFYPCMVYYLSGFYQTKHHAKAIAGFMLAIPGANALGAPLSTFLLGIDWLGMAGWQWLFILEAIPAFILGVISYFYLDDKIEDVKWLNKDEKKWLIDITTKENLEKQQVKHYTFAQALKDRDVLILSVGYFCWMVGYYGINMFLPTISQGLSETTSLSMQNMGWILGLMYVCAMVVMILVGNHSDKKNERRWHVAFCLTISAIAMMISSYVADTSIILSFVFLTIALCGAFGAYSPFWAIPPSFLTGAAAGGAIALINSIGNLGGFFGPYIVGYIKDTTGSFNISMIFLGISMILSSCIIVFLVKQSGKALSKEVEKKLEKTS
- a CDS encoding GapA-binding peptide SR1P, which encodes MSVELNVKQNTILCQECGEVIDTIDSSEGVKTWFGICTNCAIEKQASVID
- the tpx gene encoding thiol peroxidase, with the protein product MAITFKNKPVSLQGNEVKVGDIAPNFTVLANDLSSITLADSKGKVRLISVVPSLDTEVCDTQTRRFNEDAANISQVEVLTISVDLPFAQNRWCGSNGLENVKTLSDHRDLSFGEAYGVHIKELRLLARAVFVIDSSDRVTYVEYVNEVTNHPDYHAAIEAAKAAK
- the rpiB gene encoding ribose 5-phosphate isomerase B, with the protein product MKVAIASDHGGISIRKEMISLMKEMKIDFIDLGCECETSVDYPDYALTVAEKVAKGEVDRGILICGTGIGMSIAANKVKGVRCALVHDTFSAKATREHNDSNILAMGERVIGSGLAREIAKIWLTTSFEGGRHANRVKKVTDYEEAYI